One Helicobacter pylori NCTC 11637 = CCUG 17874 = ATCC 43504 = JCM 12093 genomic window, ACATCAGCGGAGTCAATCAAAGCGCGGGCAATAAGCTCCCTACTCATTTAAATAATGAAGAATTAGAAAAATTTTTAGAGAGCATTGATAAAATAGAAATGTCCGCTAAAGTGCGTGCACGAAACCGCTTGCTCATTAAAATCATCGTTTTTACAGGCATGCGTTCTAACGAAGCCTTACAGCTTAAAATAAAGGATTTTACTTTAGAAAATGGCTGTTATACGATTTTGATTAAAGGTAAGGGCGATAAATACAGAGCGGTGATGCTCAAAGCTTTCCACATTGAGAGCCTTTTGAAAGAATGGCTGATAGAAAGGGAATTGTATCCTGTTAAAAACGATTTATTGTTTTGCAACCAAAAAGGCAGTGCTTTAACGCAAGCTTATTTGTATAAGCAAGTGGAGCGCATCATCAATTTTGCAGGACTCAGGCGAGAAAAAAATGGGGCGCACATGTTAAGGCATTCTTTTGCGACCTTGCTTTATCAAAAACGCCATGATTTGATTTTAGTTCAAGAAGCTCTAGGGCATGCGAGCTTGAATACGAGCAGGATTTACACGCATTTTGACAAAGAGCGTTTAAAAGAAGCGGCGAGCATTTGGGAAGAAAATTAAAAACACCCCCTACCCCCTTAAAAAAAAGGATTTTTACCATAAAACAACCAAAACCCCATTTTTTAAGAAATCAAAGAG contains:
- the xerH gene encoding tyrosine recombinase XerH produces the protein MKHPLEELKDPIENLLLWIGRFLRYKCTSLSNSQVKDQNKVFECLNELNHACSSSHLEKICKKVRNAGLLGINTYALPLLKFYEYAQKLSLKSLKSIDEVMLAEFLSIYTGGLSLATKKNYRIALLGLFSYIDKQNQDENEKSYIYNITLKNISGVNQSAGNKLPTHLNNEELEKFLESIDKIEMSAKVRARNRLLIKIIVFTGMRSNEALQLKIKDFTLENGCYTILIKGKGDKYRAVMLKAFHIESLLKEWLIERELYPVKNDLLFCNQKGSALTQAYLYKQVERIINFAGLRREKNGAHMLRHSFATLLYQKRHDLILVQEALGHASLNTSRIYTHFDKERLKEAASIWEEN